A window of the Synechococcus sp. JA-3-3Ab genome harbors these coding sequences:
- a CDS encoding peroxiredoxin family protein, which translates to MGIVIGTAAPDFNLPAVGKGIPKGATISLGAYRGKSKVLLAFYPADFSPVCTSEMRCFREDWGAFRAAGCEILGISSDPLSRHEAFAEQLKLEFPLLSDVDRKVSQLYGVDSFLGTRRAYFVVDSQGILRYQHVEWLPIFKRDNRELLEAVRAVG; encoded by the coding sequence ATGGGGATTGTGATTGGGACTGCAGCTCCTGACTTCAACCTGCCTGCAGTGGGGAAAGGGATCCCGAAGGGGGCGACGATTTCGCTGGGGGCCTACCGAGGCAAGAGCAAGGTGTTGCTGGCTTTTTACCCGGCGGACTTCTCGCCGGTGTGCACAAGCGAGATGCGCTGCTTTCGGGAGGATTGGGGAGCTTTTCGGGCGGCAGGGTGTGAGATCCTGGGCATCAGTAGCGATCCCCTCTCTCGACACGAAGCTTTTGCCGAGCAGCTTAAGCTGGAGTTTCCCCTCCTAAGCGATGTGGATAGGAAGGTGAGCCAGCTCTATGGGGTAGACAGTTTTTTGGGGACGCGGCGGGCCTATTTTGTGGTGGACAGCCAAGGGATCCTGCGCTATCAGCATGTGGAGTGGCTGCCCATCTTCAAGCGGGACAACCGCGAACTGCTGGAGGCGGTGAGGGCAGTGGGCTAG